Proteins encoded within one genomic window of Thiothrix litoralis:
- the cas6 gene encoding type I-MYXAN CRISPR-associated protein Cas6/Cmx6, translating into MFWQEDEDKTLPFIAPDDVLDVSFAIDCKRLPLDHAWDLAQAIQQALPWFAEESVAGVHPVHVAESGNGWERPDDPTNQFLLPSRRTRLFLRIPKQRIAATQALSGKTLDVGDYPIGLRDMKEKPFIHTSVVFARYVLSNEGEDENSFLQRMAAEVKRVADFKVKKLLCGKSHTLRTPDNVLHTRHLMIADLDSDPSIKLQQYGLGDGRKLGCGLFMPHKGIKTLKPTE; encoded by the coding sequence ATGTTTTGGCAGGAAGACGAAGATAAAACCCTCCCCTTCATCGCGCCCGATGACGTGCTGGACGTGAGTTTCGCCATCGACTGCAAGCGGTTGCCACTCGATCATGCTTGGGATTTGGCACAAGCTATCCAGCAAGCTCTGCCTTGGTTTGCCGAGGAAAGTGTGGCGGGGGTACACCCGGTTCACGTCGCTGAAAGCGGCAATGGCTGGGAACGCCCGGATGACCCGACCAACCAATTCCTATTGCCTTCGCGTCGCACCCGCCTATTTTTACGCATCCCCAAACAGCGGATTGCTGCCACACAAGCCCTCAGCGGCAAGACGCTGGATGTTGGCGACTACCCGATTGGCCTGCGTGACATGAAAGAAAAGCCGTTTATCCACACCTCAGTAGTCTTCGCTCGCTATGTCCTATCGAACGAGGGTGAAGATGAAAACAGCTTTTTGCAGCGTATGGCAGCAGAAGTAAAAAGGGTGGCGGATTTCAAAGTAAAAAAACTGCTGTGCGGCAAAAGCCACACACTCCGCACGCCCGACAACGTTTTACACACACGTCATCTGATGATTGCCGATCTGGACAGTGACCCTTCCATCAAGCTGCAACAATACGGTTTAGGCGATGGGCGCAAGTTGGGTTGTGGGTTATTCATGCCACATAAGGGCATTAAAACCCTGAAACCTACAGAATGA
- a CDS encoding TusE/DsrC/DsvC family sulfur relay protein: MAYEVNGTTIETTEAGFLVNLNDWNEEVAKVIATEEGIGELTERHWDVLNYLRDQYINNNGTQPMERIIQKAMADKWSDKKLSSKDMYTLFPRAPSKQGLKVAGLPATNRKGGY, encoded by the coding sequence ATGGCTTACGAAGTAAATGGCACAACCATCGAAACCACTGAAGCGGGTTTTCTGGTAAACCTGAACGATTGGAACGAAGAAGTTGCTAAAGTTATTGCCACTGAAGAAGGCATTGGCGAGTTGACCGAGCGGCATTGGGATGTCCTCAACTACTTGCGCGACCAATACATCAACAACAACGGCACACAGCCAATGGAACGCATTATCCAGAAAGCCATGGCCGACAAGTGGAGCGACAAGAAGTTGTCCAGTAAAGACATGTACACCTTGTTCCCACGCGCACCGAGCAAGCAAGGCTTGAAAGTTGCGGGTCTGCCAGCGACTAACCGCAAAGGCGGCTATTGA
- a CDS encoding TauD/TfdA family dioxygenase has protein sequence MHNLPFYFNNLMTYQTWRTKKLDAYPLSSEQLFTPIHDPENPSAAELAQLQSICRQHNLALYRFMQGDVRSKRHVHRLGQKVGLFRLDNNLCADEDSLTSLHVTSHVGQHDYIPYTNKQLSWHTDGYYNLPEAQIHGMVLHCAQHALEGGMSWLMDHEIAYILLRDANPDYIHALMHPNAFTIPANILNGEIIRPAQSGPVFSITPSSHLHMRYSARQRNVQWRDDPLTLEAADFLLNLWQQDSPYKIGYTLQAGEGLVCNNVLHCRTSFKDSDDPAQQRLLYRGRYFDRVL, from the coding sequence ATGCACAACTTACCCTTTTATTTCAATAACCTGATGACTTACCAAACATGGCGGACAAAAAAACTGGACGCCTACCCACTGTCATCCGAACAGTTGTTCACGCCCATTCATGACCCGGAAAATCCCAGCGCAGCAGAACTGGCTCAACTTCAAAGTATTTGCCGTCAACACAATCTTGCCCTGTACCGTTTCATGCAAGGCGATGTGCGCAGCAAACGCCATGTGCACCGTTTAGGGCAAAAAGTAGGGCTATTCCGGCTGGATAACAATTTGTGTGCCGATGAAGACAGCCTGACATCCTTACACGTCACGTCCCATGTCGGGCAGCACGATTACATCCCCTATACTAATAAACAGTTAAGCTGGCATACCGATGGGTATTACAACCTGCCGGAAGCGCAAATCCACGGCATGGTATTGCATTGCGCCCAACACGCACTGGAAGGCGGAATGAGCTGGCTAATGGATCACGAGATTGCCTACATCCTGCTACGCGATGCCAACCCGGATTACATCCACGCTCTGATGCACCCGAATGCGTTTACCATCCCCGCCAATATCCTCAACGGGGAAATCATCCGCCCGGCACAATCCGGGCCAGTGTTCAGCATTACGCCAAGCAGCCACTTGCACATGCGCTATTCCGCCCGCCAACGTAACGTACAATGGCGTGATGATCCGCTCACACTGGAAGCTGCCGATTTCCTATTGAATTTATGGCAACAGGACTCACCTTACAAAATAGGGTACACATTACAAGCAGGCGAAGGCTTGGTGTGCAACAACGTGCTGCATTGCCGCACTTCTTTCAAAGACAGTGACGACCCGGCACAACAACGCTTACTGTACCGAGGGCGTTATTTTGATCGGGTGCTTTAA